The Lepisosteus oculatus isolate fLepOcu1 chromosome 4, fLepOcu1.hap2, whole genome shotgun sequence genome window below encodes:
- the uba3 gene encoding NEDD8-activating enzyme E1 catalytic subunit isoform X2 produces MADVEEPMAVDGGCGDNGDWAGRWSHVKKFLERSGPFTHPDFEPSTDSLQFLLDTCKILVIGAGGLGCELLKNLALSGFRHIHVVDMDTIDVSNLNRQFLFRPKDVGRPKAEVAAEFINSRIPSCGVVPYFKKIQDFDDSFYRQFHIIVCGLDSIIARRWINGMLMSLLSYEDGVLDPSTIIPLIDGGTEGFKGNARVILPGMTACIDCTLELYPPQINFPMCTIATMPRLPEHCIEYVRILQWPKDKPFGDGVALDGDDPEHIQWVFQKSLERAAQFNITGVTYRLTQGVVKRIIPAVASTNAVIAAACATEVFKIASSAYIPLNNYLVFNDVDGLYTYTFEAERKENCSTCSLVPQELLFPSSAKLQEVLDYLTENASLQMKSPAITATLEGKNKTLYLQTVASIEERTRPNLSKTLKELGLTDGQELAVADITTPQTVLFKLHYTS; encoded by the exons AATGGCTGTGGATGGTGGGTGTGGGGACAATGGAGACTGGGCAGGTCGCTGGAGCCATGTCAAGAAGTTTCTCGAGCGCTCAGGACCATTTACACACCCCGATTTTGAACCAAGCACTGAC TCACTCCAGTTTTTATTGGACACATGCAAGATACTAGTCATTGGAGCTGGAGGGCTTGGATGTGAACTTCTTAAAAATCTG GCCCTGTCTGGCTTTCGCCATATTCATGTAGTTGACATGGATACCATCGATGTCTCAAATCTGAACAGGCAATTTTTATTCAG ACCTAAAGATGTGGGGAGGCCGAAAGCAGAAGTGGCGGCAGAATTTATCAACAGTCGTATTCCAAGCTGTGGTGTTGTGCC atattttaaaaaaatacaagatttTGATGATTCATTTTACAGAC AATTTCATATAATTGTATGCGGCCTGGATTCAATCATTGCAAGGAGGTGGATAAATGGCATGCTG ATGTCACTCTTAAGCTATGAAGATGGTGTTCTGGATCCTAGCACCATTATCCCTCTTATTGATGGGGGAACAGAAGGCTTCAAAGGCAATGCGCGTGTGATATTACCTGGAATGACAGCATGTATTGATTGCACACTTGAACTTTATCCACCACAG ATCAATTTTCCCATGTGTACTATTGCAACCATGCCACGGTTACCAGAACATTGTATTGAATACGTCAGGATATTACAGTGGCCCAAAGACAAGCCATTTGGAG ATGGAGTAGCTCTGGATGGTGATGACCCCGAACATATCCAGTGGGTGTTTCAGAAGTCTCTGGAAAGAGCAGCACAGTTTAATATTACTGGGGTTACATACAGACTTACACAAG gtGTGGTGAAAAGAATCATCCCAGCTGTTGCCTCTACAAATGCTGTCATTGCTG CTGCATGCGCTACTGAAGTTTTTAAAATAGCTTCCAG TGCATACATTCCTCTAAATAATTATCTGGTGTTTAATGATGTTGATGGTCTTTACACATACACTTTTGAAGCAGAAAGAAAg GAAAACTGCTCAACCTGCAGCCTAGTGCCTCAGGAGCTGCTGTTCCCTTCATCTGCCAAGCTCCAGGAAGTGCTGGATTACCTGACTGAAAATGCATCTTT GCAAATGAAATCTCCAGCCATTACTGCAACTTTGGAAGGGAAGAACAAAACCCTTTATTTACAG ACTGTAGCCTCAATTGAAGAAAGGACAAGACCAAATCTTTCCAAGACGTTGAAAG AGTTGGGCCTGACTGATGGACAAGAGCTTGCTGTGGCAGATATCACCACCCCTCAAACAGTGTTATTTAAGCTACATTATACATCCTAA
- the uba3 gene encoding NEDD8-activating enzyme E1 catalytic subunit isoform X1 has translation MADVEEPEKKRRRVEEQTEKMAVDGGCGDNGDWAGRWSHVKKFLERSGPFTHPDFEPSTDSLQFLLDTCKILVIGAGGLGCELLKNLALSGFRHIHVVDMDTIDVSNLNRQFLFRPKDVGRPKAEVAAEFINSRIPSCGVVPYFKKIQDFDDSFYRQFHIIVCGLDSIIARRWINGMLMSLLSYEDGVLDPSTIIPLIDGGTEGFKGNARVILPGMTACIDCTLELYPPQINFPMCTIATMPRLPEHCIEYVRILQWPKDKPFGDGVALDGDDPEHIQWVFQKSLERAAQFNITGVTYRLTQGVVKRIIPAVASTNAVIAAACATEVFKIASSAYIPLNNYLVFNDVDGLYTYTFEAERKENCSTCSLVPQELLFPSSAKLQEVLDYLTENASLQMKSPAITATLEGKNKTLYLQTVASIEERTRPNLSKTLKELGLTDGQELAVADITTPQTVLFKLHYTS, from the exons AATGGCTGTGGATGGTGGGTGTGGGGACAATGGAGACTGGGCAGGTCGCTGGAGCCATGTCAAGAAGTTTCTCGAGCGCTCAGGACCATTTACACACCCCGATTTTGAACCAAGCACTGAC TCACTCCAGTTTTTATTGGACACATGCAAGATACTAGTCATTGGAGCTGGAGGGCTTGGATGTGAACTTCTTAAAAATCTG GCCCTGTCTGGCTTTCGCCATATTCATGTAGTTGACATGGATACCATCGATGTCTCAAATCTGAACAGGCAATTTTTATTCAG ACCTAAAGATGTGGGGAGGCCGAAAGCAGAAGTGGCGGCAGAATTTATCAACAGTCGTATTCCAAGCTGTGGTGTTGTGCC atattttaaaaaaatacaagatttTGATGATTCATTTTACAGAC AATTTCATATAATTGTATGCGGCCTGGATTCAATCATTGCAAGGAGGTGGATAAATGGCATGCTG ATGTCACTCTTAAGCTATGAAGATGGTGTTCTGGATCCTAGCACCATTATCCCTCTTATTGATGGGGGAACAGAAGGCTTCAAAGGCAATGCGCGTGTGATATTACCTGGAATGACAGCATGTATTGATTGCACACTTGAACTTTATCCACCACAG ATCAATTTTCCCATGTGTACTATTGCAACCATGCCACGGTTACCAGAACATTGTATTGAATACGTCAGGATATTACAGTGGCCCAAAGACAAGCCATTTGGAG ATGGAGTAGCTCTGGATGGTGATGACCCCGAACATATCCAGTGGGTGTTTCAGAAGTCTCTGGAAAGAGCAGCACAGTTTAATATTACTGGGGTTACATACAGACTTACACAAG gtGTGGTGAAAAGAATCATCCCAGCTGTTGCCTCTACAAATGCTGTCATTGCTG CTGCATGCGCTACTGAAGTTTTTAAAATAGCTTCCAG TGCATACATTCCTCTAAATAATTATCTGGTGTTTAATGATGTTGATGGTCTTTACACATACACTTTTGAAGCAGAAAGAAAg GAAAACTGCTCAACCTGCAGCCTAGTGCCTCAGGAGCTGCTGTTCCCTTCATCTGCCAAGCTCCAGGAAGTGCTGGATTACCTGACTGAAAATGCATCTTT GCAAATGAAATCTCCAGCCATTACTGCAACTTTGGAAGGGAAGAACAAAACCCTTTATTTACAG ACTGTAGCCTCAATTGAAGAAAGGACAAGACCAAATCTTTCCAAGACGTTGAAAG AGTTGGGCCTGACTGATGGACAAGAGCTTGCTGTGGCAGATATCACCACCCCTCAAACAGTGTTATTTAAGCTACATTATACATCCTAA